In a single window of the Pseudomonas oryzihabitans genome:
- a CDS encoding ATP-NAD kinase family protein, with protein MPITVGILPNPASGRDLRRLTGNAALTSSTDKAGVVMRLLAAFGATGVERVLLPPDMTGIAAAVLKASSSRQAREQHWPELVFLDLPLTQTVDDTRRAARALLAQGARVIAVLGGDGTHKAVAAEVGDLPLLTLSTGTNNAFPELREATSAGLAGGLVAAGRVDPALALRRNKRLRVEVPERGIRDWALVDVAVCRQTYIGARAVTQVEDLAEVFTTFAEPWAIGLSALCGLWHPVARSASHGGWVRLEPEAPAQLTVPLAPGVLAQAGIAASGLLLPGEPRALSLATGTLALDGEREIEFSPEERPQVTLDLDGPLSIDVERVLELAAQQRLLVRRLPASALGNPGEQ; from the coding sequence ATGCCCATAACCGTTGGCATCCTGCCCAACCCGGCCTCGGGCCGTGACCTGCGGCGGCTGACCGGTAATGCCGCCCTGACCTCCAGCACCGACAAGGCCGGGGTGGTGATGCGCCTGCTGGCCGCCTTTGGCGCCACCGGTGTGGAGCGGGTGCTGCTGCCGCCGGACATGACCGGCATCGCCGCCGCCGTGCTCAAGGCCAGCAGCAGCCGTCAGGCCCGCGAGCAGCACTGGCCGGAGCTGGTGTTTCTCGATCTGCCGCTCACGCAAACGGTGGATGACACCCGCCGTGCCGCCAGGGCCTTACTGGCCCAGGGCGCCCGGGTGATCGCCGTGCTCGGCGGCGACGGCACCCACAAGGCGGTCGCCGCCGAGGTGGGCGACCTGCCGCTGCTGACCCTCTCCACCGGCACCAACAACGCCTTTCCGGAATTGCGTGAGGCCACCAGCGCGGGACTGGCCGGCGGCCTGGTCGCGGCCGGCCGGGTCGACCCAGCACTGGCGCTGCGGCGCAACAAGCGGCTGCGGGTGGAAGTGCCCGAGCGCGGCATTCGCGACTGGGCGCTGGTGGACGTGGCGGTCTGTCGCCAGACCTATATCGGTGCCCGCGCGGTGACCCAGGTGGAGGATCTCGCGGAGGTCTTCACCACCTTCGCCGAGCCCTGGGCCATTGGCCTGTCGGCCCTCTGCGGCCTCTGGCATCCGGTCGCGCGTAGCGCCTCCCATGGCGGCTGGGTGCGGCTGGAGCCGGAGGCTCCGGCACAACTGACCGTTCCCCTCGCCCCCGGCGTGCTGGCCCAGGCCGGCATCGCCGCCAGTGGCCTGCTTCTGCCCGGCGAACCCCGGGCGCTGTCCCTCGCTACCGGCACCCTGGCGCTGGACGGCGAGCGGGAAATCGAATTCAGCCCCGAGGAGCGTCCGCAGGTGACGCTGGACCTCGACGGCCCCCTGAGCATCGACGTGGAGCGGGTATTGGAATTGGCGGCGCAGCAGCGCCTGCTGGTCCGCCGCCTGCCCGCGTCGGCCCTCGGCAATCCTGGAGAACAATAA
- a CDS encoding thiamine pyrophosphate-dependent dehydrogenase E1 component subunit alpha, giving the protein MSENPSVENLSHAYRVMRTIRAFEERLHVEFATGEIPGFVHLYAGEEASAAGVMAHLGHEDSIASTHRGHGHCIAKGVDVYGMMAEIYGKKTGVCQGKGGSMHIADLEKGMLGANGIVGAGAPLAAGAALAAKLKGSDAVAVAFFGDGGSNEGAVFEAMNLASVWNLPCIFVAENNGYAEATAANWSVACDHIADRAAGFGMPGVTVDGFDFFAVHEAAAAAVARARAGEGPSLIEVKFTRYFGHFEGDAQTYRDPDEVKQAREQRDCLMQFRERVTRSGQLQPALLDSIDQEVEQLIEDAVRKAKADPKPGPEDLLTDVYVTYA; this is encoded by the coding sequence ATGAGCGAGAACCCCAGCGTCGAAAATCTGAGCCATGCCTACCGGGTGATGCGCACCATCCGCGCCTTCGAGGAGCGGCTGCACGTGGAATTCGCCACCGGCGAGATTCCCGGCTTCGTCCACCTCTATGCCGGCGAGGAGGCCTCGGCCGCCGGTGTCATGGCCCACCTGGGCCACGAGGACAGCATCGCCTCCACCCACCGCGGCCACGGCCACTGCATCGCCAAGGGCGTGGACGTCTACGGCATGATGGCCGAGATCTACGGCAAGAAAACCGGCGTCTGCCAGGGCAAGGGCGGCTCCATGCACATCGCCGACCTTGAAAAGGGCATGCTCGGCGCCAACGGCATCGTCGGGGCTGGCGCGCCCCTGGCCGCAGGTGCCGCCCTGGCAGCCAAGCTCAAGGGCAGCGACGCGGTGGCCGTGGCCTTCTTCGGCGACGGCGGTTCCAACGAGGGCGCGGTATTCGAGGCCATGAACCTGGCCTCGGTGTGGAACCTGCCGTGCATCTTCGTCGCCGAGAACAATGGCTACGCCGAGGCCACCGCCGCCAACTGGTCGGTGGCCTGCGACCACATCGCCGACCGCGCCGCCGGCTTCGGCATGCCCGGCGTGACGGTGGACGGCTTCGACTTCTTTGCCGTCCATGAGGCCGCCGCGGCTGCCGTGGCCCGTGCCCGGGCCGGCGAAGGCCCCTCGCTGATCGAGGTGAAGTTCACCCGCTACTTCGGCCACTTCGAGGGCGACGCCCAGACCTATCGCGATCCGGACGAGGTCAAGCAGGCCCGGGAGCAGCGCGACTGCCTGATGCAGTTCCGCGAGCGGGTGACGCGCTCTGGCCAGCTCCAGCCCGCCCTGCTCGACAGCATCGACCAGGAGGTGGAACAGCTCATCGAAGACGCCGTGCGCAAGGCCAAGGCCGATCCCAAGCCCGGCCCGGAAGACCTGCTCACCGACGTCTACGTCACCTACGCCTGA
- a CDS encoding alpha-ketoacid dehydrogenase subunit beta: MARKISYQQAINEALEQEMRRDPTVFLMGEDNAGGAGAPGEQDAWGGVLGVTKGLYHKFPGRVLDTPLSEIGYVGAAVGAAARGTRPVCELMFVDFAGCCLDQILNQAAKFRYMFGGKAVTPLVLRTMVGAGLRAAAQHSQMLTSWWTHIPGLKVVCPATPYDAKGLLIQAIRDNDPVIFCEHKLLYGMQGEVPEESYAIPFGEASFLREGDDVSLITYGRMVHLAMEAAANLARQGVSCEVLDLRTTSPLDRDSILESVEKTGRAVVIDEANPRCSVATDIAALLAEQAFDDLRAPVQLVTAPHTPVPFSDALEDLYIPDAAKIERAVLKITQGRQAA, from the coding sequence ATGGCCAGAAAGATCAGCTACCAGCAAGCCATCAACGAAGCCCTGGAACAGGAGATGCGCCGCGATCCCACCGTCTTCCTCATGGGCGAAGACAACGCCGGGGGCGCCGGAGCGCCTGGCGAGCAGGATGCCTGGGGCGGCGTGCTCGGCGTCACCAAGGGCCTCTACCACAAGTTTCCCGGACGGGTGCTGGACACCCCGCTGTCGGAGATCGGCTACGTCGGCGCGGCGGTAGGCGCCGCCGCCCGCGGCACCCGGCCGGTGTGCGAACTGATGTTCGTCGACTTCGCCGGCTGCTGCCTGGACCAGATCCTCAACCAGGCTGCCAAATTTCGCTACATGTTCGGCGGCAAGGCGGTCACCCCGCTGGTCCTGCGCACCATGGTCGGCGCGGGCCTCCGCGCCGCGGCCCAGCATTCGCAGATGCTCACCTCCTGGTGGACCCATATCCCCGGGCTAAAGGTGGTCTGCCCGGCCACCCCCTACGATGCCAAGGGCCTGCTGATCCAGGCCATCCGCGACAACGACCCGGTGATCTTCTGCGAGCACAAGCTGCTCTACGGGATGCAGGGCGAGGTGCCCGAGGAGTCCTACGCCATCCCCTTCGGCGAGGCCAGCTTCCTGCGTGAAGGCGACGACGTCAGCCTCATCACCTATGGCCGCATGGTGCACCTGGCCATGGAGGCCGCTGCCAACCTGGCGCGCCAGGGCGTTTCCTGCGAGGTGCTGGACCTGCGCACCACCAGCCCGCTGGATCGCGACAGCATCCTGGAAAGCGTCGAGAAGACCGGCCGCGCGGTGGTCATCGACGAAGCCAATCCGCGCTGCTCGGTGGCCACCGACATCGCCGCCCTGCTCGCCGAGCAGGCCTTCGACGATCTGCGCGCCCCGGTGCAGCTGGTGACCGCGCCGCACACCCCGGTGCCCTTTTCCGATGCCCTGGAAGACCTCTACATCCCCGACGCGGCCAAGATCGAGCGCGCCGTGCTGAAGATCACCCAAGGGAGGCAGGCCGCATGA